In Pseudonocardia sp. DSM 110487, the sequence CGTGCGGGCGAACGTCGACCCGTCCAGCACCTCCGCCTGCGCGTAGCCGGGGTTGGCCGAGATGGAGCGGTCGTCAACAGCGGCGCCTGCCAGCGCGAGCAAGCCGAGCACGGTGGCGAGCACCGCGATCCCGGTGACGATCTCCGAGGCCTTGCTGGTCATGAAGCGACCGAGCGGGCGCACCAGCGATGCAAGCTCGTCGATCGCGCGGGTGCGCCCCGTGCCCGTCGTCTGGGTGCCACTCGTCACGTCCCCCATCGTATGAGGCCTGGTGAGGGCACCGGTGTGGCCGGGGCCTCCCGGGTCGCGCGCACGCGGGCGCGAATCGCCTCCTACTCTCGGATTCGTGACGATCGCCCCGCTACCGACCGGGTTGGGCGTGCGAACCAGGCTCGTCGGCGACCCGGGTGGCCTGCTCGAGCTGCTTCCGGACGACCGCAACCCGCTGTCGTGGGTGCGCGGGTCGGACGGTCTCGTCGGATGGGGTGAGGTCGCCCGCATCACCGTGTCGGGGGCGAACCGGTTCGCCGAGGCCGACTCGTGGTGGCGTTCCTTCACCGAGGGCCTGCGCGTCAGCGACGAGGTCGACCTGCCCGGCACCGGCCCGGTGGCGTTTGCCAGCTTCACGTTCGCCGACTCCTCGCCGGGGTCGGTCCTCGTCGTGCCGCGGGTGCTCGTCGGGCGCCGGGACGGCGTGGCGTGGATCACCGAGTTCTCGCACGGGGACGGCCCCTCGGCAATGCGGGCCGTCACCCCGGTGCGGCCGAGCGGCACCCTGCGATTCGCCGACGGGCTGCTTCCCGTGGCCGGCTACCGGAAGGCGGTGGCCGAGGCGGTCCGCCGGATGCGGGCGGGCGAGCTCGACAAGGCCGCGCTCGCCCACGACCTGCTCGCGGTGGGTGACGCCCCGCTCGACCCGCGGGCCCTGCTCGCAGGACTTGCCCGCCGCTATCCCACCTGCTGGTCCTATTCGGTGGACCGGCTCGTCGGCGCCACCCCCGAGATGCTGGTGCGCCGCGTGGACGGCACCGTGTCGTCGCGGGTTCTCGCGGGCACGATCTGGCCCGGCGAGTGCGACGACCTGCCGGGTCAGCTACTCGGGTCGGCCAAGGACCGGCACGAGCACGCGCTCGCCGTCGACTCGCTCGCCGACGCGCTCCGTCCGATGTGCAGCTCGCTCGACGTGCCGGACACGCCATCGGTGATCGCACTGCGCAACGTCTCGCACCTGGCCAGCGACGTGCACGGCAAGCTCGACCCGCAGTCACCGGCCTCGCTGCTGCAGCTCGCGTCGGCCGTGCACCCCACGGCCGCGGTCGGCGGCACCCCGCGCGACGCGGCACTCGCCCTCATCGCCGAGCTGGAGGGCATGGACCGCGGCCGCTACGCGGGCCCCGTCGGCTGGATGGACGGCAACGGCGACGGCGAGCTCGGCATCGCCCTGCGCTGCGCGCTCCTGGACGGGCCGACCGCGCGCCTGTTCGCAGGCTGCGGGATCGTCGCCGACTCCGATCCCGACACGGAGGTGCGGGAGGCCGCGGCGAAGATGGTCGCTGTCCGCGACGCTCTCGAGGACACCGAACCGGGCTGAGCCCTGGACAACGCCAACCGTCCGGGCGTACATGTATGTACATGACTGGACAGGTGGGGTTCAGCAAACGATCCCGGCTGGTCGAGGACCTGGCCGAGCGGATCAGGTCGGGCCGGCTGGCGCGGGGCGAGCGGCTGCCGGGTGAGAACCAGCTGGCAGCCACGTACCAGGTCAGCCGCGGCACCGTCCGCAGCGCGCTGTCGGAGCTGCAGCGCCGCAACCTGATCGCCACCGAGACCGGCGTCGGATCGTTCGTCACGTTCGACGGGGTGGCGCTCGACCAGAGCGTCGGCTGGGCCCGCGCCCTCGCGGATGCCGGTTCGGACGTCACCGTGGAGCTGCTCGGCGTCGAGCGCGGTGGGCCCCCTGAGCTGGTCGATCGCCATGGCCCGCTCGTCACCATCAGGAGGCTGCGCCGCAGCGCGGCCGATCCGGTCTCGCTGGAGACCTCCGCCGTTCCCGCCGGGGGCGCGCTCGCCGACCTGCCAGAGCGCGGCCTCGTCGACGGCTCGATCACGGCGACGCTGCGGGCGGCCGGGCTGAGCGGCACGAACGGAGAGCAGTTCATCGCCACCGCCCCGCTCGACGGCGAGGCGGCCGCGCTGCTCGAACGTTCCGCAGGCGAGCTGTTCCTCCACTCCATCCGAACCACGCTGACCAGCGAAGGAGCCCTCGTCGAGCACGTCGAGAGCCTCCTGGACCCGGCCCGCTTCCGGTTCCACCTGACGTTCGGCGAGCGATGACGACCGAGCGGGACCGGGCGATCGGGGCGCTGGCCGGCCTCGCCATCGGCGACGCGCTGGGCATGCCCACGCAGTCGATGTCGCGGGAGCGGATCGCGTCTCGGTACGGGCGCGTCACCACGCTGCTCGACGCCGCGCCCGACCAGCCGATCGCACCGGGCATGCCGGCAGGCTCGATCACCGACGACACGGAGCAGGCGCTTCTGCTCGCCCGGCTGCTGATCGACGGGTCAGGGCGCGTCGACGCGGCCACGTTCGCCGACGCACTGGAGCGGTGGGAGGCCGACATGGTCCGCCGGGGCTCCGCCGACCTGCTCGGACCGTCGACCAAGCGCGCGATCCAGCGGCTGCGGGCGGGCGAGCCACCGGACGAGGCGGGCCGCGACGGCACCACCAACGGCGCCGCGATGCGCGTGACGCCCGTGGGGATCGCCGTCCCCCACATCGACGAGAAGGCGCTGCTCGACGCGGTCGTGGAGGCCAGCCGGATCACCCACAACTCCTCGATCGGGATCGCAGCGGCCGCCGCGGTGGCAGCCGCCGTCTCCGCGGGCGTCGCGGGCGACGACCTGTGCACCGCCCTCGACGCAGCGGAGCGCGCGGCGGCTGCCGGCGCCCCGAGGGGCCACTGGGCCGCGGGCGGCGACATCGCGGCGCGCATCCGGTGGGCCCGCGGTTTCGTGCGCGGCCGGGACCGCGCCGATCTCGCCGACGCCGTCGCGGACGTGATCGGCACCTCGGTAGCGGCGCAGGAGTCGGTGGTGGCGGCGTTCGCGCTGGCCGAGGCGCTCGGCGGCGACCCACTCGAAGCGCTCACCCTCGCGGCCGAGATCGGCGGCGACACCGACACGATCGCCGCGATCTGCGGCGCCGTGCTCGGCGCGCACCACGGCGTTGGCGGGCTGCCCGCCGACCTGCTCGACACCGTCGCGCGGGTGAACGGCCTCGACATGGCACCCGTCGCCGACGGGCTGCTCGAACTCCGGCACGGGAGTCGACCATGACCGCCACCAGCGAGAGCACCACAACCGGCAGAGTCGAAGCCGCGCTCGAGACGCGCGGCATCGAACCGGTGCCTGCCGACGAGCGCCACGGGCGCCCGGCCCAGCTGTTCTGGGTGTGGTTCGCCGCCAACATCTCGATCCTCGGGCTGCCGCTCGGCGCCACCCTCGTTTCGCTGGGGCTCACCGTCTGGCAGGCCGTGGTCGTCGCGGCCATCGGGTCCGTCGGCTCGTTCGCGATCGTCGGGGCGGTGTCGATCGCGGGCCGCCGCGGCGGCGCTCCCGGCCTGACGCTGTCGCGGGCCGTCTTCGGGGCGCGCGGCAACATCGGCCCCACAGCAGTCTCGCTGATCTCCCGGCTGGGCTGGGAGACCGTCAACACGACGACGGCGGCGTTCGCGCTGCTCTCGCTGTGCACGATCCTGTTCGGCGCCGGCCCCGCCGCCACCGACCACCCGTGGCTGACGGTCGCGTGCATCGCGGTGTTCGTGCTGCTCACGGTGGTGGTGTCGGGGCTGGGGCACGCCGTGCTCGTGTCCGTGCAGCGCTGGGCGACGTGGGTCTTCGGCGCGCTCAACATCGTGGTCGGCGCGTTCCTCGTCGCCACCGTCGACTGGGCGGCGGTCGGCGCGGCCACTCCCGCGCCCGTCGGCACGATGATCGCGGGCATCGGCATCATCGCGGCCGGCACCGGCATCGGGTGGGCGAACGCCTCGGCCGACGTCTCGCGCTACCAGGCACCAGGCGTGACGGCAGGCTCGCTCGTGCTCTCCGCGGCCGCCGGCGCCGGCATCCCGCTGGTGCTGCTGATCTCGCTGGGCGGCATGCTCGCCGCCGGCGACCCGACGCTCGCCGACGCGGGCGACCCGGTGGCCGCCATCCGCGCCATGCTGCCGGCCTGGATGGCGGTGCCGTACCTCGTGGCGGCGTTCGGTGGGCTGCTGCTGTCCAACCACCTGTCCGTCTACTCCGCGGGGCTCACCACGCTGACGCTTGGCCTGCGGATGCCGCGGGTATACGCCGTGGTCGTCGACGTGGTGGTGACGTTCGCGGGGGCGATCTACTTCATCCTCGTCGCCGACGACTTCTACGGCCCGTTCATCGCGTTCATCAGCCTCCTGGCCGTCCCGATCACGGCGTGGGTCGGGGTGTTCGCCACCGACATGCTCCGGCGCGACCGCTACGACCCGGTCGCGCTGATGGACGTGCGCCGGACCAGCGCGTACTGGTACCGCGGTGGCGTCGAGTGGCGCGCGGTCACGGCATGGGCCGCGGCGATCGTCATCGGCTACTTGTTCGTCACCGCGGGCCCGTCGGACGCGCCGTGGTTCAGCGGCCCGCTCGCCGGGAGCTGGTTCGGCGAGAACGGCCTCGGCTGGGTGGTCACCTTCGTCGTCGCCGCGGGGATCTACGGCGTGCTGGGCGGGGCCCGGCGATGACCGGCCGGCTGATCCACACCGGCCAGGTCATCCTCGACCTCGTGATGCGGGTGAAGGGGCTCCCACCGGTCGGCGGGGACGTGTTCGCCTCGCACACCGACCTCCAGCCCGGCGGCGGGTTCAACGTCATGGCGGCGGCCGCGCGGGCAGGAGCCGAGGTCGTGTACGCGGGCGGGCACGGCGACGGCCGGTTCGGCGACCTCGCGCGGGCCGCGCTGGCCGCCGAGGGCATCACGGCCGCGCTCCCACCCGCACCGGGCGCGGACACCGGGATCTGCGTCGTGCTCGTGGATGGCACCGGCGAACGCACGTTCGTGACGGGCAGCGGGGCCGAGTCGAGCGTCGACGCAGCGGCACTCGCCGCCGTGCCGGTCACCGCTGCCGACGTCGTCTACGTGAGCGGATACAGCCTGCTCGTGCCGGACAAGGCAGCCGTGCTGCTCGACCGGCTCGAGAACCTCGACGGACCGACGGTGCTCGTCGACCCTGGCCCGCTCGTCGGGGAGATCGACATCGCCGCATGGAGCCGGCTGCTGGAACGCACGTCGATCCTGTCCACGAACGCCCGCGAAGCACGCATCCTCACCGGCGAGACCGACCGGTGGGATGCGTCGGCGAAGCTCGCCCGGCGCGTTCCCGCATCAGCGGCCGTGATCGTCCGGGACGGCGCGGCCGGCTGCCTCGTCACCCGCGACGGCACCACGACCCACGTCCCGGGCATCCCGGTGGAGGCCGTGGACACCACTGGCGCGGGCGACGCGCACTGCGGCGTGCTCGCCGCCGAGCTGCTGCGCGGGACGGACCTCGCCGCCGCCGCGACCCGCGCGAACGCCGCGGCCGCACTGGCGGTGACGCGTCCCGGCCCCGCCACCGCCCCCACCCGCGCCGAGGTAGACCTGCTACTCGCCACGACCACCTCGTGAGTGGATACGCGCGCTATAGCTCGCCTATCCGCTCACGACCCATGGGCCAACGCCGCGTCGATCGCATCGCGCAGTTGTGCGTGGCCCTCGCGTAGCTCGCGGCGATCGGCCCGCACCTCGACGACCCGCAGCCCGGGTGCCGGGACCAGCGCCTCGGCGAGATCCGGCAGCTCCACCAGGGCGTGACCGGTGCCGGTCGCCGCGCACAGGGCGGCCAGGTCGACACCGTGCGGCGTGCCGAAGACCCGCTCGAACGCGGCGGCGTGCACCGGGTCACCCTGCTCGAGCAGGGTGAATATGCCGCCGCCTTCGTCGTTGAGGACGACGATCGTGAGGTCGGGGCGGGGCTCGTCGGGTCCGAGGACGAGGCCGGTGGTGTCGTGCAGGAGCGTCAGGTCACCGAGCAGGGCGAACGCGGGGCCGTCGTGCACGAGGGCGGCGCCGACCGCCGTGGAGACCGTGCCGTCGATACCGGCGACACCCCGGTTCGCGAGCACCGTGAGGTCCGGGCGCGGCACGGCCGCGAGCGACACGTCGCGCACCGGGTTGGACGAGCCGAGCACCAGCTGCGCGCCGGGCGGCAGCGCGGCCACCAGCTCCCGGGCGAGGCGCAGCCCGCCGGGGGCGGCGGGGTCGTCGAAGGCCTTGTCGAGGGCGTCCGCGGCCGCGGCGTCCGCGGCGCGCCACCGATCCGTCCACGACCGGTCGGGACGCAGCGGCGGGAGGCTCCCGACCGCGCGGACGCTGCCCGGCACGTCCGTCCACGGCATGCCGCGAGGGTCGGCGAGCGCGTGGACCGCGACGCCCGGGTCGGCGAGGAGCCGCTGGACCGAGCGGTGCAGCGTGGGGCGGCCCGCCACGACGACCTGGGCAGGCCGCAACGCGGCTGAGGCCCCGAGCAACCACGGGCCGGTGCGCACCGCGGCCGGCCATGCGGCCGACGCGGGCTCTGCGACCACGGGGACCGGCAGGTCGAGAAGGTCGTCCGGCGCGCCGTGACCGGCGATGACGAGCGTCGGGGCCGACGGGTCGAGCGGCAGCGGATCCGCTTGCCGGGCGGCGGGCGTCACCCGCGTCCACGGGCCGCCGTCCGCCCGACCCGCCGGAGCCTCGCCGGGGCCGTCGGGCACCAGTGGATCGGCGAAGGGAAGGTTCAGGTGCGCGGGGCCGGGCGGGGCGCCGGTGGCCGCCGCGACCAGCCGGTCGACGAACGAGCGCACCCGGGCGGGGTCGCCGCCCACCCCGGCGTTGACGGCCAGCCGTACCGCGCCGCCGAACAGCCCGGCCTGCTCGATCGTCTGGCTGGCGCCGGTGCCGATCAGGTCGGGCGGCCGGTCGGCGCTCAGCACCAGCAGCGGAACGCCCGCGTACGACGCCTCCAGCACCGCCGGATGCAGGTTCGCCACGGCCGTGCCCGACGTCGTGCAGACCGGTACCGGGCGCCCCGACCGCAACGCGAGCCCGAGCGCGAGGAAGCCGGCCGTGCGCTCGTCGATCCGGACGTGCAGCCGCAGCCGACCGGCCGCGTCCGCCGCGTGCAGCGCGAACGACATCGGCGCGTTGCGCGAGCCGGGGCACAGCACGGCGTCGGTGACGCCGCAGCGGATCAGCTCGTCGACGACCAGCCGCGCATGGGTCGTCGACGGGTTCACAGGACGAGAGCCTATGTGGCGATGACCTGGAAGGCCGTGGCGAGGCGGGAGCCGGGCAGGTGGGCGGCCGCCTCCTCGGCGCTCTCGCGCAGGAACGCCTCCGGGTCGCTCATGGGACCGCCGAGCGCATCGAGGTAGGCCTTGTGGGCCCGCAGCGAGGCCACCCCGCGGTCGAACTGCTCCGCGATGTCCACGGCGTGGCCGGCGAGCGGCGATGCCAGCACCAGTACCTGGCGTACGCCGTTCCACGGCTCGCCGACCTCGGGGAAGAGCCACCGGTTCGCCGCGTCCCGCACGGCGTCGAGGGCGGCCTGGCCGACCGCGCGGTGGTCGGCCATGTTGTAGTGCCCGCCCGGGAAGGTGTCGTGGTGGTTGACCGTGATCACCACGTCGGGCCGGTGCCGGCGGATCGCGGCCGCGATGTCGCGGCGCAGCGGCACGCCGTAGGTGATCAGCCCGTCCGGATGGTCGAGGAACTCCACGACCTCGACCCCGACCTCGGCTGCCGCCGCACGCTGCTCGGCCTCCCGCAACGGCCCGCACTCCGCGGGCGGGAGGGTGTCGATTCCCGCTTCTCCGCGGGTGGCAAGGAGGTAGGCGATGTGGCGGCCCTGTGCTGTCCAGCGCGCGATGGCGGCCGCGCCGCCGTACTCGAGGTCGTCCGGATGGGCGACGACGGCGAGCCCGCGCTCGAAATCCTCCGGGAATGGCTGGAAATGATCGGACATACGGCGATCCTGCCCTCCCGGCGGCCACATCGGCCGCGGGGCGTAGCGTCGACTGCACGAGGGGGGCACGACGCGTGCCCGGACCAGGAGCTTTGATCACATGACCGCCACACGACCGGCCACGGACCGGCCCGGCGAGACCATCCTCGACCACCTCCTCACGGTGCTCGCCGCGCCTGCGGAGCTGCTCTCCGACCCCGACGGCCAGGTCCGTTCCGAGGGCGCGCAGGGCTTCTACGTGGGTGACACCCGCTACTGCAATCGCCTGGAGATCGGCGTCGATGGCGTCGATCTCCGGTTCGCGGCGGCCGGCCTCGATGGGGCCGGCCGCGCGTGGTTCGAGGGCGAGTTGCCCGGCGTGCAGGTGCGCCGGGAGCGCCGGATCGCCGACCGCACCGCGGTCGAGGAGATCACGCTGCACAACTCCGCGAGCGCCCCCGTCGACCTGCGGCTCGTCCTGCTCGCGCGCAGCGACATGTCCGCCACCCCGGTCGTGAAGTCCGGCGCGCCGCTCACCGAGGTGCCACCCACCGTTCACGGAAGCGAGATCCGCTGGTCCCGCGGAGACGTGGCCGCGTCACTCACCTCGGCACCGCCCCCGGGCGAGATCGGCACCGATGGCCCCGACGCCGTCCTGACCTGGCCGTTGTGTCTCGCGCCTGGCGAGCGCTGGATGCTGCACATCACCCTCGCGCCGTCGCAGGCCGGACCGGAGGACTTCCGGCCTGCCGCCCCGCTCGAATGGCGGCTGGACGAGAACGCAGCGGGAGGGGAGCGCGCCAGCCTGGTCCGGCGCAGCCTCGCCGATCTCGAAGGCCTGCTGCTCGCCGACCCGATCGACCCTGCCGACCGGTTCGCCGCGGCGGGAAGCCCCTGGTTCTGCACGCTGTTCGGACGCGACTCGCTCTGGACGGCGCGGATGATGCTGCCGCTGTCCACCGAGCTCGCGGGCGGCACGCTGCGCGTGCTTGCGCGGCGTCAGGGCCAGGTCAGCAACCCGCGCGGCGAGGAAGAACCCGGCAAGATCATCCACGAGTTCCGGCCGAACGGGCTGCAGGCAGGCGGGCTCGATCTGCCGCCGAGCTACTACGGCACGGTCGACGCCACCCCGCTGTGGTGCTGCCTGCTGCACGACGCATGGCGGGCCGGACTGCCCGAGGCCGAGGTCGCCGCGCTGCTCCCGCACCTGGAGGCCGCGCTCGGCTGGATCAAGCGCACCGCGGGGGACTACGGCTTCCTCAGCTACCGCCGCACGTCGGGCAGTGGCCTGGCCAACCAGGGCTGGAAGGACTCCCCGGGCGCGGTGCGCTGGGCCGACGGCACGATCGCCGCCCAGCCGCTCGCGCTGTGCGAGGTGCAGGGCTACGCGTATGCGGCCGCCCGCGGCGGAGCCGCGCTGCTCGCGGCGTTCGACCGGCCGGGCGCGGACGAGTGGGCGCAATGGGCCGACCGGCTGGCCGCCCTGTTCCGCGCGACGTACTGGATCGACGACCTGGACGGCCGCTACCCGGCCATCGCGCTCGACGGGCACGGCCGGGCGGTCACCGGACCGGCGTCCAACATGGCCCACCTGCTGACCACCGGGATCCTCGACGCAGACGAGGCCCAGCTCGTCGCCGACCGGCTCGCTCGCCCCGATCTCGACGGCGGCCGTGGCCTGCGCACCCTCTCGAGCACCAACGGCGGCTACGACCCGCTGACCTACCACCGCGGCTCCGTGTGGCCGCACGACACGGCGATCGCCGTGCTCGGCCTCGCCGGCATCGGTCGGCACGGGATCGCCCGCTCGCTCGGCGAGGGGCTGGTCGCCGCGGCCCGTGACTTCGACGACCGGCTGCCCGAGCTCTACGCCGAGATCGACGGCGAGGCCGTCAGCTACCCCACGGCCTGCCGCCCCCAGGCATGGGCCGCGGCCGGCGCGCTCGCGGTGGTGTCCTACCTCGACGCAGGCGTCGTCCCCGCATGGGCCACGCCGCAGTAGAGGCACGCCCACCCCGACTCAGCTGCACCCAGACCGCGACTCGCGCGCACTGATAACGCGACTCGCGGAAGGGACGGAGCCCACATTCCGCGAGTCGCGTTCTGCGGGCGCACGAGTCGCGTTCTGGGTGCGCGCGAGTCGCGGCGTCAGCGGGGGGTGCCGAGGCGGGCGTCGACGGCATCGGGGGCGAAGACCTCGTCGACCGCCAGCTCCGTCATCCCCACCACGGACGCACGCTCGCCGAGCGTCGTGCTCACCACGCGGAGGCGGCGGGTGGCCCTGGGCAGTGAGCGCTGGTAGATCAGCTCGCGCATGCCCGTGACGAAGTACTCGTTCGTCTGGGACATCTGGCCCGCGAGCACGAGGATCTCGGGGTTCAGCACCGAGACGACGGTGGTGAGCACCTCACCCGCGAGCTGGCCCGCCGTCCGGACGGCCGCGATCGCGTCGGGGTCGCCCTCGTGGACGAGGCGCCGTACGTCGTCGACCCCGGAGACGTCCTTTCCCATGGCGGCGAGCCGGCGCGCGAGCGCGTCCCCGGACGCGACGGCGGCGAGGCACCCCACCGCGCCGCACGCACACCGCTCCTCGTGGCCGTACATCCGGATGTGGCCGATGTCGCCGGCCCCGCCGTCGATGCCGCGGTAGAGCCGCCCGTCGATGACGATCCCGGCGCCGATGCCGCTGCCGACGGTGACGAGCAGCAGCGACGGCACGCTCGGCCAGTTGGCGCGCTGCTCGCCGAGTGCCATCAGGTTGGCGTCGTTCTCGACGAAGACCGGCACGCCCATTCGCTCGGCGAGCCGGTCGCGCAGCGGGTAGTCGTGCCATCCGGGCATCACGGGCGGCTGCATGACCCGTCCGACGGCGACGTCAACCGGTCCGGGCACACCCACGCCGAGCGCCACGGTGCGAGCCGGGTCGATGCCCGAGTCGGCGAGTAGCCGGTCCAGCTCGGTCTCGACCGCGCCGAGCACGGGTTCCGGCCCGGCCGTGACCGGCATGTCGAACACCCGCCGGCGCAGCTCCCGCCCTGCCAGGTCGACGGCGGTGAGCTCGACCCGGTCACGGTGCACGCCCGCGACGAGGACATGCCCGAAGGCATCGTCGAACGAGAGGGCGCCTGCCGGCCGGCCACGACCCTCGGCCTCACCGGCGGACTCGCGCAGCAGCCCCGCGCCGAGCAGCGCGTCCACCCGCTGTGTGACCGTCGACCGCGACAGCCCGGTGACCCGGATCAGCTCGCGGCGGGTGGTCGCGATGCCCCGCCGGACGAGCAGCAGCAGCCGGCCCGCCGAGACCGGGTTGCCGGACGCGACCCGCTCCGGGTCGATCACGGACACCGCTCAGCCCTTCTCGGCTCCCGCCGTGAGCCCTTCGGTGAGCAGTCTCTCGCTCGCGAAGAACACGACGATGATCGGGATCGTCACGATGACCGAGCCCGCCATCAGCACGGTGGTCGGGATCTCGATGCTGCCGGCCAACTGGGACAGACCGAGCGACACGGTCCAGCGCTCCCGCTCCTCGATGAGGAAGAGCAGCGCGAACAGGAACTCGTTCCACGCGATCATGAAGATGAACAGGGCGTTCGCGATGATCGCCGGCATGGCCAACGGCAGGCTGATCCGCCACATGACGCCCAGCCGCGAGCACCCGTCGATCGCGGCCGCCTCCTCGAGGCTCACCGGGACGGTGTCGAAGTAGTTGCGCAGCATGTAGATCGACACCGCGACTACCTGCGAGATGTAGACGATCAACAGCCCGATGAGCGTGCCGCGCAGCCCGATCCGGGTGAAGAACACGAACAGCGGGACGGCGAGCAGGATCGGCGGGAACAGGTAGACGGCCAGGAACAGCACGCTGATCTGCCTGCGGCCGAAGAACTCCAGGCGGCTCACGGCGTAGGCGCCGGGCAGCGCGACCAGGAGGGTGAGCGCCACCGTGCCGAACGCGACGAGCGCGCTGTTGGCCATGAAGATCAGGAATCCCTGACCGCCCGCACTCGGCGGGGCGACCACGCTTCCGTAGCTGCCGAGGCTCACCTCGGACGGCGGCACCCAGAGCGCCCCAGGATCCTGCAGCACCCGGTCGAGGGGGCGCAGCGACAGCAGGCCCATGTAGTAGAACGGGAAGATCGTGATGATCAGGAGCAGGACGATCGTCACGATCCGCAGCACCCCGAACACCCGGGTTTCGACGCTGTCGCGGCTCCAACTCCGGCGGATCGCGGCGGGAGCCGCGGTTTCGGTGACCGTCGCCATCAGGATCGCTCCTCGCGCGGCGCGAATCGCCACAGGTAGAGGCCGATGAGGACGGCGAGGATCGCGGCGAGCACGAGCGCCTGGGCCGCCGCACCGCCGATATCCCCGCGGGCGGTGAGGGCGTTGAACACCGAGACCGCCACCACCTCGGTGCCTGCGCCCCCGCCGGTGAGCAGGTAGATGTCGTCGAAGTTGTTGAAGGTCCAGATGAAGCGCAGCACCGCGAGCACGGCGATCGTCGGCAGGAGCTGCGGGAGCACGACATAGCGGAAGCGCTGGGTGAGCGTGGCGCCGTCCACGGTGGCGGCCTCCTCGAGCGTGGCAGGCACCGCCTGCAGCCGCGCAGTCAGGAACAGGAACGCGAACGGGAACGACCGCCACGCCTCGAAGGCGATCACGGTGAGCAGCGCGGTCGGCACCCCGATCGACAGCCCGAACAGCGAGATCTCGCTGCTGCGCTGGGACAGGAACGCGATCGGCTCGTCCCAGCCCAGCAGCCGGGTGCCCCAGAAGTTCGCGACGCCGAACTGCGGGTTGAGCATCGTGGACCACGCGAACGTCGCCGCGACGATCGGCGCAACGTACGGCAGCAGCATCACCGCCCGCACGAACCCGCGTCCGCGGAACGGCCTGCGCAGGGCGAGCGCGGCCACCAGGCCGAGCCCGATAGCTCCCGCCGTACCCAGCACGGAGTACGTGAGGGTGGTGGCCAGCGCGCTCCAGAACGTGGGCGCGCTGAACACGTTGTCGAAGTTGCCGAGCGTGAACTCGCCGAACAGGCCCGAGCTGCGCAGGTTGAGCAGGCGCAGCCGCTGGAACGCCAGCAGCACCGTCCAGATGATCGGGACGACGACCATCGCGAGGACGATGACCAGCGTCGGGGAGATCAGCGCCAGCCCGGCCCGTGCGTCCGAGCTGGCGAGTGTGCGGTTCCCCGACCCGCGCCGGGGCCGGTCAGGGCTGCCGGAATCGCGCCTGGGGGCGGTCGGCACCGGCCCCAGGCCAGTTCCCGTGCTCACCGGAGGGTGTCCTGGATCGTGCGCAGCGCGTCGGCTGCCTGCTTCGCGGCGCCCTGGGCATCGCTGCCACCGCTCGTCACCGCCGCCACGGCGGCAGGCACGGGCAGCTCGCCGAGCGAGGCGCCGATCAGCTCGCCCTGCCCCTGCGGGAAGCCCCACCGGGAGAACTCGTCGGGGCCGGTCTGCAGCGCGTCGAGCACGTCCTGCGGGTAGATCTCCGTCATCGGCGCCTTGCGGTCCACGCCGATCGGAAGGGTCTCCCACCGGTCGACGAATTCTTCTGAACCGGGCGCGCTGCCCGTCCGGGCGGGGAACTTGCCCTCCGGCGCGAACGCCAGCCAGTCGACGTACCCGTCGCTCATCATGTACTGGACGAACCGCTG encodes:
- a CDS encoding DUF3592 domain-containing protein, producing MTSGTQTTGTGRTRAIDELASLVRPLGRFMTSKASEIVTGIAVLATVLGLLALAGAAVDDRSISANPGYAQAEVLDGSTFARTVVRFTVASGETVAPEHGVFYPSGLTVGESVAVEYDLANPELVRVAGRSALDQAVPLTLGVALVWAVLGPIAFWLRRRRVS
- a CDS encoding isochorismate synthase MenF, with the translated sequence MTIAPLPTGLGVRTRLVGDPGGLLELLPDDRNPLSWVRGSDGLVGWGEVARITVSGANRFAEADSWWRSFTEGLRVSDEVDLPGTGPVAFASFTFADSSPGSVLVVPRVLVGRRDGVAWITEFSHGDGPSAMRAVTPVRPSGTLRFADGLLPVAGYRKAVAEAVRRMRAGELDKAALAHDLLAVGDAPLDPRALLAGLARRYPTCWSYSVDRLVGATPEMLVRRVDGTVSSRVLAGTIWPGECDDLPGQLLGSAKDRHEHALAVDSLADALRPMCSSLDVPDTPSVIALRNVSHLASDVHGKLDPQSPASLLQLASAVHPTAAVGGTPRDAALALIAELEGMDRGRYAGPVGWMDGNGDGELGIALRCALLDGPTARLFAGCGIVADSDPDTEVREAAAKMVAVRDALEDTEPG
- a CDS encoding GntR family transcriptional regulator, which codes for MYMTGQVGFSKRSRLVEDLAERIRSGRLARGERLPGENQLAATYQVSRGTVRSALSELQRRNLIATETGVGSFVTFDGVALDQSVGWARALADAGSDVTVELLGVERGGPPELVDRHGPLVTIRRLRRSAADPVSLETSAVPAGGALADLPERGLVDGSITATLRAAGLSGTNGEQFIATAPLDGEAAALLERSAGELFLHSIRTTLTSEGALVEHVESLLDPARFRFHLTFGER
- a CDS encoding ADP-ribosylglycohydrolase family protein; this encodes MTTERDRAIGALAGLAIGDALGMPTQSMSRERIASRYGRVTTLLDAAPDQPIAPGMPAGSITDDTEQALLLARLLIDGSGRVDAATFADALERWEADMVRRGSADLLGPSTKRAIQRLRAGEPPDEAGRDGTTNGAAMRVTPVGIAVPHIDEKALLDAVVEASRITHNSSIGIAAAAAVAAAVSAGVAGDDLCTALDAAERAAAAGAPRGHWAAGGDIAARIRWARGFVRGRDRADLADAVADVIGTSVAAQESVVAAFALAEALGGDPLEALTLAAEIGGDTDTIAAICGAVLGAHHGVGGLPADLLDTVARVNGLDMAPVADGLLELRHGSRP
- a CDS encoding cytosine permease, which codes for MTATSESTTTGRVEAALETRGIEPVPADERHGRPAQLFWVWFAANISILGLPLGATLVSLGLTVWQAVVVAAIGSVGSFAIVGAVSIAGRRGGAPGLTLSRAVFGARGNIGPTAVSLISRLGWETVNTTTAAFALLSLCTILFGAGPAATDHPWLTVACIAVFVLLTVVVSGLGHAVLVSVQRWATWVFGALNIVVGAFLVATVDWAAVGAATPAPVGTMIAGIGIIAAGTGIGWANASADVSRYQAPGVTAGSLVLSAAAGAGIPLVLLISLGGMLAAGDPTLADAGDPVAAIRAMLPAWMAVPYLVAAFGGLLLSNHLSVYSAGLTTLTLGLRMPRVYAVVVDVVVTFAGAIYFILVADDFYGPFIAFISLLAVPITAWVGVFATDMLRRDRYDPVALMDVRRTSAYWYRGGVEWRAVTAWAAAIVIGYLFVTAGPSDAPWFSGPLAGSWFGENGLGWVVTFVVAAGIYGVLGGARR
- a CDS encoding PfkB family carbohydrate kinase, yielding MTGRLIHTGQVILDLVMRVKGLPPVGGDVFASHTDLQPGGGFNVMAAAARAGAEVVYAGGHGDGRFGDLARAALAAEGITAALPPAPGADTGICVVLVDGTGERTFVTGSGAESSVDAAALAAVPVTAADVVYVSGYSLLVPDKAAVLLDRLENLDGPTVLVDPGPLVGEIDIAAWSRLLERTSILSTNAREARILTGETDRWDASAKLARRVPASAAVIVRDGAAGCLVTRDGTTTHVPGIPVEAVDTTGAGDAHCGVLAAELLRGTDLAAAATRANAAAALAVTRPGPATAPTRAEVDLLLATTTS